The following are encoded together in the Streptomyces sp. NBC_01465 genome:
- a CDS encoding e9imm peptide, whose translation MTRETAITLVQKVMDVECDEDEMARVLDRLDRALACPTGYVSGLIFWPKDGQEPTAAEVVDRALAYQPFAL comes from the coding sequence ATGACTCGCGAGACGGCGATCACGCTGGTGCAGAAGGTCATGGACGTTGAGTGCGACGAGGACGAGATGGCCCGGGTGCTGGACCGGCTCGACAGAGCTCTCGCCTGCCCGACTGGCTACGTATCCGGTCTGATCTTCTGGCCCAAGGACGGGCAGGAGCCAACCGCTGCGGAGGTGGTTGACCGGGCTCTGGCATACCAGCCGTTCGCACTGTGA
- the tpg gene encoding telomere-protecting terminal protein Tpg, with product MGILGDSLDKAIAGTATRPIPQSAGAQMRYLVKQNSGSTQAVAQLLGISQRTVERYLKGTLKRPRKDLATRLSGEVRKKWQPRVRARAKKKAATAGGITIETRARFGFTAAPGTTDDGRLRLIAQHLPPTYAARLFTAQEQGATEQQLQNIAAEALQEVYFKDRGRRAAGLQVELTDIDYIELGL from the coding sequence ATGGGCATCCTGGGCGACAGCCTCGACAAGGCCATCGCGGGCACCGCGACCCGGCCGATCCCCCAAAGCGCCGGCGCGCAGATGCGCTACCTCGTCAAGCAGAACTCCGGCTCCACCCAAGCCGTAGCGCAGCTCCTGGGCATCTCACAGCGCACCGTGGAGCGCTACCTCAAAGGCACCCTCAAGCGGCCCCGCAAGGACCTCGCCACCCGCCTGTCGGGGGAGGTCCGCAAGAAATGGCAGCCCCGCGTGAGAGCCAGGGCCAAGAAGAAGGCCGCAACAGCAGGCGGCATCACGATCGAAACCCGGGCCCGGTTCGGATTCACCGCAGCACCAGGCACCACCGACGACGGACGCCTGCGCCTCATCGCCCAGCACCTTCCCCCGACCTACGCCGCCCGCCTCTTCACCGCCCAGGAGCAAGGAGCCACCGAACAACAGCTCCAGAACATCGCCGCCGAAGCACTCCAAGAGGTCTACTTCAAAGACCGCGGCCGCCGCGCCGCCGGACTCCAAGTCGAACTCACCGACATCGACTACATCGAGCTCGGTTTGTGA
- the tap gene encoding telomere-associated protein Tap has product MSAGENDLFGAVDALLEQVAQDDLPGPEERRRLREAAGLSQAQIAAALNARREAVGNWESGRTDPRPPKRAAYARLLEGLAARFPAPPATAPATPPPAEVSTDLPPGPTTGLSCGPVQPTAASVGVAGELAEPVAVAGLPTTPHRQPTAKPARSTAQPPTRAVAAKAAPALDAVDPRFANGPLGVLDGDGSLYCVGGLVLECPARTIPALVEWTLREARLGSPRLHRSGMDGDPLIVLTASAAQHLGLPLRLEDRRGLRLPENHKVIKEITQAKWELTQRGFGPWARVFRRGEQRQCVQFAILPWDALDTRSWGDTDQMQAPEVARVLGTYATRVLTPRGSTAVSSLELMTSLRPPTRAVKDEESGTWVSGAMPGSLPGPLPPALPEAPDEHPLVVAALKGRERTDDDVFHEEAYDWVRDVELLTDLEATRAWAVGIDVNTAFLAAANRLTVGLSEPIHVTRPVFDKTIPGTWRVDLSAITMDPRLPNPFTFRGERPTGPAWYSTSTLAYAGELIDTYQLPATLTPTEAYLRRESGPYLDPWYKRLAEAYKATMADLGVVSGMGEQEFLDAMAVHQDSDPAMLAVLSAIKSTVKGGIGKLRERNKDTKIPPGEPWPALKRVAWSPHIRAEVIAKARTGMHRKILKTALATQQDAPPAGHLTLGEDALLPIAILSDCAVYLSEGPSPLDVLPHTDDGKPAPGGFRLGVSPGMVKHQGTQPLMWAVTMLDEGHNPATHIKGTDAIDDGE; this is encoded by the coding sequence GTGTCCGCTGGTGAGAACGACTTGTTCGGTGCAGTCGATGCACTGTTGGAGCAGGTTGCGCAGGACGATCTTCCGGGGCCTGAGGAACGCAGACGCCTGCGTGAGGCGGCCGGGTTGAGCCAGGCCCAGATCGCTGCGGCGCTCAACGCCCGCCGGGAAGCGGTGGGGAACTGGGAGAGCGGCAGGACAGATCCGCGGCCGCCGAAGCGGGCTGCCTATGCCCGGCTTTTGGAAGGCCTTGCCGCGCGTTTCCCCGCCCCGCCCGCCACGGCGCCCGCCACACCGCCTCCGGCCGAAGTGTCCACCGACCTGCCTCCCGGCCCGACCACCGGCCTGTCTTGTGGCCCGGTGCAGCCCACGGCAGCATCTGTAGGTGTGGCTGGGGAGTTGGCGGAACCTGTAGCGGTCGCCGGATTGCCGACGACGCCCCACCGCCAGCCGACAGCGAAGCCAGCCAGGTCGACGGCGCAGCCACCGACAAGGGCGGTGGCTGCGAAGGCTGCCCCGGCCCTGGACGCGGTTGATCCGCGGTTCGCCAACGGTCCGCTCGGTGTGCTGGATGGCGACGGTTCGCTGTACTGCGTCGGCGGGTTGGTATTGGAATGCCCGGCCAGGACGATCCCGGCCCTGGTCGAGTGGACACTGCGCGAGGCGAGGCTCGGCTCACCGCGGCTGCACCGATCGGGCATGGACGGCGACCCACTGATCGTGCTCACCGCATCCGCCGCCCAGCACCTGGGACTGCCACTGCGCCTGGAGGACCGGCGTGGGCTGCGCCTGCCCGAGAACCACAAAGTCATCAAGGAGATCACCCAGGCCAAGTGGGAGCTCACCCAACGCGGCTTCGGGCCATGGGCGCGGGTGTTCCGGCGCGGCGAGCAGCGCCAGTGCGTGCAGTTCGCCATCCTGCCCTGGGACGCACTGGACACCCGCTCCTGGGGCGACACCGACCAGATGCAAGCCCCCGAGGTCGCCCGGGTCCTGGGCACCTACGCGACACGGGTGCTGACCCCCCGCGGGTCCACAGCCGTCTCGAGCCTGGAACTGATGACATCGCTGCGCCCGCCGACCCGGGCGGTCAAGGACGAGGAGAGCGGCACCTGGGTCTCTGGTGCGATGCCCGGCTCCCTGCCCGGCCCTCTGCCGCCCGCTCTGCCCGAAGCACCCGACGAGCACCCGCTGGTCGTTGCCGCGTTGAAGGGCCGTGAGCGGACCGACGACGACGTCTTCCACGAGGAGGCGTATGACTGGGTGCGCGACGTGGAACTGCTCACCGACCTGGAGGCCACCCGGGCATGGGCGGTCGGCATCGATGTGAACACCGCGTTCCTCGCCGCCGCCAACCGGTTGACCGTCGGCCTGTCCGAGCCCATCCACGTGACCCGTCCGGTGTTCGACAAGACGATTCCCGGGACCTGGCGGGTCGATCTGTCCGCGATCACTATGGACCCGCGGCTGCCGAACCCCTTCACCTTCCGCGGTGAGCGCCCGACGGGACCTGCCTGGTATTCCACCTCCACGCTCGCCTACGCAGGCGAACTCATCGACACCTACCAGCTGCCCGCCACCCTTACCCCGACCGAGGCCTACCTGCGCCGCGAGTCCGGGCCTTACCTGGACCCCTGGTACAAGCGCCTCGCCGAGGCCTACAAGGCGACCATGGCCGACCTCGGCGTCGTCTCAGGCATGGGGGAGCAGGAGTTCCTCGACGCGATGGCCGTGCACCAGGACAGCGACCCCGCGATGCTCGCCGTGCTGTCCGCGATCAAGTCGACCGTCAAGGGCGGCATCGGCAAGCTGAGGGAACGCAACAAGGACACCAAGATCCCGCCAGGCGAGCCGTGGCCGGCCCTCAAGCGCGTGGCATGGAGCCCCCACATCCGGGCCGAAGTCATCGCCAAGGCCCGCACCGGCATGCACCGCAAGATCCTCAAAACAGCCCTGGCCACCCAGCAGGACGCACCCCCGGCCGGCCACCTGACGCTGGGCGAGGACGCACTGCTGCCCATCGCAATCCTGTCCGACTGCGCCGTCTACCTCTCCGAGGGGCCCTCCCCGCTGGACGTCCTCCCGCACACCGACGACGGCAAGCCCGCCCCGGGCGGATTCCGCCTCGGCGTCAGCCCCGGCATGGTCAAGCACCAGGGCACCCAACCACTGATGTGGGCCGTCACGATGCTCGACGAAGGCCACAACCCCGCCACCCACATCAAGGGCACCGACGCGATCGACGACGGAGAGTAG